The nucleotide window ATATGAAAAGGGTTTGGGACCTTCACCTCTTGTCTCCCCTCAGGCCTACTGGCGTTCCTGTGCTGCCTTGCTCGGCCAGGTGCTGGAGACCGCGTTCAAAGACGACTTTACTGTGGAGCTGCTGAGCACACCAGAAGTGCCAGGTAAAGACGTTTCTCTTCACTCATCACTGACCTGTAGAATTAGGAATCTCTGCAAGAGTTAGATGCAGTGTCCGTCTTTTCCTCTTCAGATGCATCTGTTATGTTTGAGTGATATTACTGAGGCTGATTAAACATAATTCCTGGCAGCTCATTTTCTTAGTGTTTGAAACAGACATGTTGGGCTCTGATGAGAGGTCGTGTGATGCTGATTTGTTTCCATGTAGTCATTTCAGGAGCTTTCTGCTGCGATGTGGTGCTTGACCCTCAGCTGGACTCATGGACTCCCTCTGAGGTAAATCAGATGCCCTTTTtggataggaattgtgcaaatttgcaggaaagcccaatcagtcttttttcagcattggcagtataaaaacaaaatcagggagtgcagcaaaatgccacctgcctacttttgttcatacagaatgcgcctttttcggggcaatggggggcgtgagcaagtgacaaaaaatgttgctcagcgtgtgacgtaaacagtgacatgggagggaagccgtggctggtcagtccttcggcgattctctcgtaagtcggcccgttcttcaccgtccccgtcatctgacagttaatggcctcttcgtttgcgaggacaaggagggcgcacaattccttgtctccccagttgctcatctttacagtgtctgtcaggtttgtgtttccctcttgctactagctgctcgctaattcctgctatcagctgtttcctgtttatccaccgccagtggctcgcatgtgcagcgtcatcaacagctcctcccacaagtcttcaacagcccctcccgttgcggaagcccgcctcggtctgtttaaactaaaagggttccgccaatatgactactctatgaggcggaaaattgggcacctcggatcaactcgccaatccggctctgtgtgtctaaacgctcgcagcttgccggcaaaatggcccaacattcggcgtccaggctcaaaacctacttttattCATCAGGGTTTGAGTCCCCCAGTGTGGGTTTCCCAGATGcgtacctgtgtgtgttgtgtctgtaaATGTGTGAGTTGTGTGTTTAGCATTTTATTCCTTTTGTGCACCACTTTGGTCGACGTGGGTCGTTTTTAGATGTGCTTCATAAATGAATTTGAGTTGAGGTGACAGTCGAAGTTTACAGAATTCAGTCAGagaaagcacacacatacacacaggtggtGTGTATGAGTTGAAATGTATTGATAGTATATTTGTTGCTCATAGGTGGCAGCattctctgtgtgcatgtgcatgtttaCAGCCATTTGTAACCATGTACATGACTGCAGCAGGATCACAGCTCCAACCATTAGAGGTCAGCAGAAACTGACAATTTCCAGCTGATGTAAAGTCTCTCATTGAAGAGATATTCCATCTTTTGTTGACTCCTGAGACAGCTGTGTAAAGCTGGACTGTTGTTGACAGACAAAGAAACTTCTCAAATCACTCCTTCagtcatgatgtcatcatttgGCTGTAATGCAGTTGTTCTTTTAGTGTTGTTTtaacaccttttttttaaactctccCTAATGCTGTATTTAGCCTTTTGGCAGGAATGATAGTGTCAGAGAGTCTTGTTGAGTGCTGGAAGTATCTCACATAAATGagtctttatttaaatgttttgtgtgagaaagagagacgaGAGTGTGACTTTTTATTGTCacctttaaatgaagtttcTATTTGTGACCAGCAGTTGCAGGGGAGGAATGATTCACAGCTTTGGTTTGTTGGATTACTGAGCTCTTAACTGTTACCGTATCAGATCATTTGTGAGTATTTGTAATCTGATCTggctgtgtttttctgcaggaGACGTTGCGGTCTCTGACCCGAGGGGCCCAGCAGCTGCTCCACCAGGACCTGGCCTGGGAGCCTCTGGAGGTGGCGCCCTCTGTGGCGCTGGAGGTCTTCTCACACAGCAGGTAGACTGATTTCTCATAGCTGGTTTTCAGCTGTTTTGTCCTTCTTTTCCTCGTGTCTTTGTTTCCTTTCCATGcatttcagtatattcaggAACACATGAGCTTTTCCTCTGTGTCTCCCAGGTTCAAACAGGAGGAGGTGGAACAAAAGGCGGCGCAGAATCCCAAAGGCAAAGTGATGCTCCACAGGTGACTTTTCACGCACACCATCATGTCCTGCTGGCATGTTTCCAGTGTTGTCTGTCACATGGATCTTAAGAAAGGTGTATATTGTAGCTCCCATCATCATTCTTTGTTTGTAGATGTGGTGACCATGTGCTCCTGAGCGCGGGCCCCCTGGTGGCCAGGACAGGCCTGTGCTCCCAGTACGAGGTCACAGCCCTCCACAGCCTGGGAGAGGGACACTGGGGCCTCCACCGTCGAGCGCAGGGCCTCTCCCTTCCTCTGCAGCTGCAGGTGCGGACGTGTGTGGAGTTTGAGTCACGTTTTTTATGTGGAAACATATCATACTTACATTTCTTTGGCACTAAAATGTCAAATTCAAAGGAGGAAATCAGTTTAAAATGGCATCGACTGGCTCCGAGCTTCAGGCAGTCACAGGTTTTAATTACAGTGgcagaaaaaagtcaatttaaaaGTGATTGTTTAGCAGTCTGTGGTGGTTTCCCTTTGAGATTCTTAATAAAACCGCCGGTGCCATGGAGCAGATTATACGTGGCATTTGATTGTTCTTCTTATATCAAAGCTTGTCCTTTGTGTGGCACAGTGAAAGCACTTTATCTGCATGTGCCTCATCGTCACGTTGTCTCCCTCTGTGCAGGCTCACCACACAGTCTGGAGGAAACTGAGGCAGCGGGCAGAGAAACTGGTAAGAAcagcagtttatttttattttttttacctcacaCAGGCGTCCAACAGCAGCGACTTCAAAGCCGAAGCATGGGGGCCAACTTGGGGAAGAAGGGCTGCTGGTGTTTTGGGGCAGTGGTCTGGTGTAGATGACGGATACTCGCCAGAGGTTAGGATTTAACACAGCTATTTTTACTGCTTCACATTCGTATTTTGGCAATAACAGAGAGGAGACGCAACGTGGGCTGCAGTGTTGAGGAAAAAGCAGGTCTCATCCTCCCAATGAAGGACAAACTGCTGCTTTCTGAACTCCACATCAAAGACACAGGCACTAACTCGAGATCCAAGGAGGAAGTATTTTTAAATCTCTCCAGGTTCAAGGCTCTCATTCTAGACGTTGAACATCGTGACACTCAGATTGATGCACAGTTGAATCAGCTCTGTGTGAGCATAACCAAGTTCGACTCTAAAGGAGAAGCATAAATTCTTCAAATTCAAACTAGGCTACGAGTTAATTTTGGATGGAGCCATCTAGGCGAAATATATTTTGCTCCAGCCTTTCTGGCATCCTCTGTGCATCACTGATTGCgtaatgagagaaaaaaaaagacgtaCTCATTAATAGACACACTTGATTTGGCAACTGATGACATGCGGTGCTCCGtggcctacattttattttcacagaGATTTGGTCATTCAGGGATTTGATATAGcactttattaaaaacaaaagcgtGGACGTCAGAGTTGGCTCGACATTAGAAGCGGAGGATATTGGGATCATGTCTTCCTGGAGTTTTTACAAGCGCAGGATTAGCATGCAGACGTGCTGCAGCTACAGGACGTCACTTTATGGTCTTAGAGGACGTTGCTCCATAGCATCACCTGACACACTGATGTTTGCCgtgttgtgtgtgcacatgatgTGTAAAGAGAGCAtgctgtcctgtcctctgtgtcccgTGTGTTAACAGAGCATCACTACCACTAATCAGTGCAGCAGCTATAAACTATAACAGGCCTCTGAAGGACATTTATACCGCAGTGTCTTCAGTATATGACGACAAACCAAGGCTAATGTGTATGATATCCTTTTCATAACAGCTCACACTGATAGGCAAAGATCATGGAGGACCACAGGGATGTTTTCATTCTTCTTATAAAACCAGATGTCAGCCTGTCTTGTCatgcaggaaaaaaatattaGCTATAGATGTCAAGCTGCGGACTGGAGGTGCTTCTGTACTGCGACGTATTGcccagtgaaacagaatatttgagtggtgttcagttaagAGAGGGACTTAAACCTTTGCATATTATTGGACTACTAAAAAGTGGGCGGGGTTAGAGTTTAGTACGATACAGTGCTGCAGTAAACTGCaggctacacacacacctccctcacCCATTACGTGTCGCCGCTGAAACATTAACTTATAGCCTCTCTCTGGCGTTTGTGCAGCTTTATAAAACTCTTGAACATGTAATGGCCCCTTAATTAGCAAGTTGACTTTATATAGACAGCATatcttttcaatttctcctgacattgtgttgtttggtttgttcaccgCTCCGCGACATGCGCGTTaaggcccaaacatactcgggcagaacatacgcggaacggattccgcggaggtccgcgtgGAGTccaagcggacgtccgcaagccctgtgcacgcaaagctcagattttacgaccgcgcggactccgctccgtgcaccagtgactgctcggcatgtatttttcacatctcggggatttttcacggacatttttacaggaaactacaacgcggaagtgcgctcgactatgaaagcccaaatgactgcggacattcctcgcggagtctgctctgcttatagtacgcccgagtatgctTGTGTCGAGCGGGCGGAGGCGTTGatccccccccccaccctccgCTCTCTCACTAAgcagcctccctctgtctcctctcactcagCCTCGTTCAGCCTCGATCTCGTCAGCATGCTCCACACACGCGCTGTCTCCCCCCCACACCTTGCGATTGCatcgtcatttaaaaaagacattgtGAAACAACCCTTCTATCACCGATGGGCGATCGGATCGCCCATTGGCACAACCCTAGAtgctggttggaaatgtagatggctcgcagcttcctgtttaaaatagttacgtatgcgtgaacgtaaccaaCGCGGGGacatagtgagtggtgtcccaattcctagggaaagatttctacccctacccctcattgcttcattttgagggcttAAGGGTAGTagacaaggggg belongs to Epinephelus lanceolatus isolate andai-2023 chromosome 24, ASM4190304v1, whole genome shotgun sequence and includes:
- the mrpl39 gene encoding large ribosomal subunit protein mL39; the protein is MATRTVCQILQRRFASSAAAARPPAAEVRSQRSALFSREQARQRSLYPRIEKIEVSMQGPGLDGTLLIMNKGMSTPLSCAKHLTEHHVTNSALALVDGEPWSLHQPLTHSCSLTLLTFKDSDPTLVNQAYWRSCAALLGQVLETAFKDDFTVELLSTPEVPVISGAFCCDVVLDPQLDSWTPSEETLRSLTRGAQQLLHQDLAWEPLEVAPSVALEVFSHSRFKQEEVEQKAAQNPKGKVMLHRCGDHVLLSAGPLVARTGLCSQYEVTALHSLGEGHWGLHRRAQGLSLPLQLQAHHTVWRKLRQRAEKLVEVPRPEEATPPAPPVSTPLSDQPVTTSA